GAGAGAATAAGTGACGGCACCAGGAGGGACGACCGCGTTCCTCTCCTTGACCTGCCGAGGGCACGCTCGCTGGAAGACCGATTTGGCGTAGCCTACATAAGGCCCCTCCTCGGCCTCGGCTACAAGACGATCAGAGAACTCACGGAGAGGCTCTTCGTCGTTGAGATCAGGGAGAGCGAGGAGCTGGAGAAGGCTGACTATGAAGTAGAGCTGAGGCATCTGCTCCGCGAGAAAGGCATCGACCCGCTGGGGATATTCCCGAAGAGCCACTACCAGTCAAGGGTCATGGGGTGGAAAGAAGGTCGCAACAGGGAAATAGAATAAGAATCAGAGGCCGCTGAGCTTTCTGACGATCGGGTTCTCGGCCTCTTCAGGCTTTATCTCCTCAACGGCCTCGATCCATATCTTGTTCCTCGGAACGCGGTGCTTGCTACCGACCTCGGAGTAGAGGATCTCAACAACGTCCTCCTTCTTAAGCCCGCGGTACTCCCTGGTGAACCTCTCCTTCTTTCCGTTCCTCTCGAAGACGCCCTTAACGCGGAAGACCTTAACCTCCATTTCTCACACCTCCGTCATCAGTCAAGGAAACCTAACGCTTCTTCAATCTTAACTATCTCCGGTCCAGTGGTGAGGTGTCCAACGACGACACCGTGAGAGTTGGCCAGCATGCATGAGCCAACGAACGGGACACCCATGTTGGCGGTTCCGACGTAGACATCAACCTTGAAGAGGTCGCGGAGCCATTCCAGCTCCTCATCAGTGGCCTCGGGGTGAACCAAGCCGCCCCTGTTGGTGACCACACCGGCGCTTCCAACCGCGTGGTAGTCGCCTATCATGCCCCTCTCAACTTCGACGCCGAGTATATCTTCGAGCTTCTTCGCCTCCTCGCGGGTGAACTTGGCACTTATAAGGGCTGCCTTATCGTTCGCTAAGATGAGGTTGCCAAAAGCCGTCAGCGTGCTCTGGAAGGGGACCACTTCCACGTCAATGCCGTACTCCTTGAGCTGATTGTTTATTGCATCAAGCTCGGCGTCCCAGATGTACCATGGGACCACTATCGCGTTGGAGTTGCCGGCTGCGAAAATGCCGACTATCCTGGACTTCATCACGCTCGTCTCGATGAGCGGAACCTTGAGGACCTCCCTGAGAACCGCGAGCTTCTTCTCTCCGAGGCCCTCCCTAACCAGGACTACCTTATCGGTCGCAAGGCCGTAAACTCCAAGATACGGTGAGTTCTCAAAATCAAGCCTCTCTATGTGCATCGCTCAACCCCTCGCAAAAGGAAAGGATCATGCGAGGGAGACCTTGGCCACCCTCTTGCCTTCCTCCTCCTCGACAACAACCTTAACGCGGAGCTTGCTAGGGGGCTTCTCAGCGCCGCGCTCCCAGATCTTCTCGTTGACGTCGGTGCCGATAATGACCTCATCGGCCTTGGCGTGCCTCGCTATCCACTCGCGGAGGAAGCGAGCTGCCCTCGGGGCCCTCTTCCAGCGCGGAACGCGCTTCTTTATCTTCTGAATCGGAACGACGAATATAACTTCCTCACCCGGCTTGATCGGCATTTAGATCACCTCACTCCTTAAGCTTGGTCCTTCTCCACATTCTCCTCTTGGGGTGGGTCATGACCTTCCTGTTGGTCTTAACGATGACCCAGACCGGAACGCGCCTGTTCTGCTTCGCGGCCTTGGCAAGTCTGAGCTTCTTCGCAAGCGGCTTGTTTCTCGCCATAACTACACCTCCCGGGATTATCATGAATGCCTGTTGTTGCTTTGGCTATCCTTTTTTAAGCTTTTTTGTGGGGTTTGGTGCCTCGGAAGGATAACGGAATAGAAAAAGGGATGGAATAAAATCAGAATATCAGCGGCGCCCTGTACTCGCCCCAGACCTCCCTCAGGACGTCGGTGACCTCACCGAGGGTCGCGAGGTGCCTGTGGGCCTCGATGATGTAGGGCATAAGGTTCTCATCCTCGCTTTCTGCCGCCTTCCTGAGCCTGTCCAAAGCCTCCTCGACCTTCTTGCTGTCCCTCTCGGAGCGGAGCTTCTTGAGGCGCTCGATCTGCTTCTCCCTGATGCTCGGGTCGACCTTGAGGATCTCGACGTCGAGCGGTTCATCGACTATGAACTCGTTGACGCCGACGATGATGCGCTTCTTCTCCTCGACTTCTTTCTGGTACTTGTAGGCGCTCTCGGCTATCTCCTTCTGGATGTAGCCGCGCTCTATAGCCCTCATCATGCCGCCCATCTTCTGGATCTTCTCGATGTACTTCAAAGCCTCCTCGTAGATGTGGTCGGTGAGCCACTCGATGTAGTAGCTTCCGCCGAGAGGATCGATGGTGTCGACGACGCCGCTCTCGTAGGCTATGATCTGCTGGGTCCTCAGAGCAATGCGAACGCTCTTCTCCGTCGGGAGCGAGAGGGCCTCGTCGTAGGAGTTGGTGTGCAGGCTCTGGGTTCCCCCGAGAACTGCCGCTAAGGCCTGGATCGCAACCCTAACGATGTTGTTCTCCGGCTGCTGGGCGGTGAGGGTTGAGCCGGCCGTCTGGGTGTGGAAGCGCAGGAGCATCGAGCGCGGGTTCTTGGCGTTGAACCACTCCTTCATGATGTAGGCCCAGAGCCTTCTCGCGGCCCTGAACTTGGCAATCTCCTCAAGGAAGTTGTTGTGGGCGTTGAAGAAGAAGCTCAGCCTTCCGGCGAACTTGTCGACGTCCATACCCCTCTCGATGACGGCCTTAACATACTCTATACCGTCGGCAAGGGTGAAAGCAACCTCCTGAACGGCGTTGGCACCGGCCTCGCGGATGTGGTAGCCGCTTATGCTTATCGGGTTCCACTTGGGAACGTTCTCGGCGCAGTACATGATGATGTCTGTCGTGAGCCTCATGCTCGGCTGGGGCGGGAAGATGTAAGTGCCACGAGCTATGTACTCCTTGAGGATGTCGTTCTGGACCGTTCCGCGGAGCTGCTCTGGCTTAACGCCCTGCTCTTCAGCCACGAGGATGTACATGGCGAGAAGGTTCGCCGCTGTGGAGTTGATGGTCATTGAAGTGGAAACCTTGTCGAGCGGGATTCCGTCGAAGAGAATTCTCATATCCCAGAGCGAATCTATCGCGACACCGACCTTACCGACCTCGCCCTCGGCCATCGGGTGGTCGGAGTCGTAGCCTATCTGGGTGGGTAAATCAAAGGCGACACTCAGACCGGTCTGCCCCTGCTCGAGGAGGTACTTGTAGCGCTTGTTGCTCTCCTCGGCGGTTCCAAAGCCGGCGTACTGCCTCATGGTCCAGAAGCGGCCGCGGTACATCGTCGCGTAAACGCCTCTCGTGAACGGGTACTCACCGGGGAAGCCGAGCTTCTCCATGTAGTCCCAATCTTCGCCAAGGTCGGCCGGAGTGTAAACGCGCTTTATCTCAAAACCGTCGTCCGTCATGAACTTCTCCTTTCTCTCCGGAGCCTTCTGGAGGAACTTCGCGACGGTAGTTTCCTCCCAGCGCTTCTCCTCCTCCCGGATTTTCGCGAGCTTCTCCTTATCGAAGGTCATGCCTACCACCTGCCCCTATTTGGGCGCCGGCCTATAAAAAGCTTTTACATAACTAAAGGTTGAGCTTGCCTTTGGATAAATTGTCCATCAGCCGAGCCGCCTCTCCAAGTACACGAACAGGCCCAGAAGGACCAGCAGGCCGGCTATGAGCAGGTAGCCGGCGTATTTGCCTAGCCCTCCAGCCTGAACGGGAACGCTCTCCGGCACCATTTCAATCGAGACGTTGCCTGCTCCGACTATGGAGACCGCAATGAAGTCCTCGTAGGGCCTGATGTTAACGCTCCCCTCGACCGAGGTCCCCCTGCCCCTGAAGACGCCCTTGAAGTCAGAGGACAACGGGTCAAAGTCCTTTCTCTCGTCGTTCAGGGTAAAGTAGTACGCCCTGATCTCAACAGGACTATCGGAGTGGACTTTGAGGTTGAGCCTCTTTCCCCTTATCCCCGTGGCGTTGATGATGAACGTCCGTATTCCAGTTCCGAACTCCTTCGGACTCACCTCAAAGCTGAGGTTTCCCGGCCCGTTCATGTAATCGGCCACGAGAAGGATTCCCCGGAACCTGTCCCCCTCGAGCATCAGCATGAAGTCCGTCTCGTTAAAGACCACGTAGTCGGCCATGCCCTTCCTCTGCTCCGATGAGTGGAGTATCCCGCCCGACTTCGAGAGGACGTGAACCGTCAGGTCGGCCCCCTGCTGGACGTACTCCCCGTAGGCGATTGCTATCTTCTCCCCGGGCCACTCCTCGAAGGCGAGGGGCGGCGTCAGGTCGGCCCCCGCGAACCTGTAGGGTATCCCGACGAAGTGGGTCTCCGCGGTGTAGTTCATCTTCGCCAGCCAGTTGTCGCCGTAGACGGGCAACAGGCCGAGGCCGTAAACTTCGAGCTCAAGGGGGAGGACTCTAGTTCCGTCATCTGTGTAGACGGTTACGTTGAAGGTGATAGGCTCGCCCAGGGAAAAGCCGCTCGGCAGGTTCGGAACGGTGAGGACGAGTGAAACCTGGGCGGCCCCATCGACGTTGAGCTCCCGTATTTCACTCTCACCGGCGTAGAAGGAATAGTGCATCGATTCAGGCAGGCCCTCAATGCCCAGCCTGACCCTTCCAGAACCTTTTAACATGAGAATGTAAGCTCCCCTGCCACCTAAGGGCACCCTTATGCTCCCAGACTGGGCCTCGACTTGGATTCCCTCCGAGCCGAGCATGACTGGGAACGAGAAGCCCCCGATTTCAGAGGTGGCCGTCAGTGTGAGGTAGGATGCATCCGAGGGGACTTCAAACTCAACCTCCACCAGCTCCCCAGGTTTTATCTCCACAT
The sequence above is drawn from the Thermococcus pacificus genome and encodes:
- a CDS encoding 50S ribosomal protein L31e: MPIKPGEEVIFVVPIQKIKKRVPRWKRAPRAARFLREWIARHAKADEVIIGTDVNEKIWERGAEKPPSKLRVKVVVEEEEGKRVAKVSLA
- a CDS encoding translation initiation factor IF-6; the encoded protein is MHIERLDFENSPYLGVYGLATDKVVLVREGLGEKKLAVLREVLKVPLIETSVMKSRIVGIFAAGNSNAIVVPWYIWDAELDAINNQLKEYGIDVEVVPFQSTLTAFGNLILANDKAALISAKFTREEAKKLEDILGVEVERGMIGDYHAVGSAGVVTNRGGLVHPEATDEELEWLRDLFKVDVYVGTANMGVPFVGSCMLANSHGVVVGHLTTGPEIVKIEEALGFLD
- a CDS encoding 50S ribosomal protein L39e, which produces MARNKPLAKKLRLAKAAKQNRRVPVWVIVKTNRKVMTHPKRRMWRRTKLKE
- a CDS encoding acyl-CoA mutase large subunit family protein, which codes for MTFDKEKLAKIREEEKRWEETTVAKFLQKAPERKEKFMTDDGFEIKRVYTPADLGEDWDYMEKLGFPGEYPFTRGVYATMYRGRFWTMRQYAGFGTAEESNKRYKYLLEQGQTGLSVAFDLPTQIGYDSDHPMAEGEVGKVGVAIDSLWDMRILFDGIPLDKVSTSMTINSTAANLLAMYILVAEEQGVKPEQLRGTVQNDILKEYIARGTYIFPPQPSMRLTTDIIMYCAENVPKWNPISISGYHIREAGANAVQEVAFTLADGIEYVKAVIERGMDVDKFAGRLSFFFNAHNNFLEEIAKFRAARRLWAYIMKEWFNAKNPRSMLLRFHTQTAGSTLTAQQPENNIVRVAIQALAAVLGGTQSLHTNSYDEALSLPTEKSVRIALRTQQIIAYESGVVDTIDPLGGSYYIEWLTDHIYEEALKYIEKIQKMGGMMRAIERGYIQKEIAESAYKYQKEVEEKKRIIVGVNEFIVDEPLDVEILKVDPSIREKQIERLKKLRSERDSKKVEEALDRLRKAAESEDENLMPYIIEAHRHLATLGEVTDVLREVWGEYRAPLIF
- the rpl18a gene encoding 50S ribosomal protein L18Ae — translated: MEVKVFRVKGVFERNGKKERFTREYRGLKKEDVVEILYSEVGSKHRVPRNKIWIEAVEEIKPEEAENPIVRKLSGL
- a CDS encoding COG1470 family protein, which produces MNRVGRPEFLVLMLILISLSSEAMALSVEMGLDEVLLVDGQVVTFDVANGGSLILLHVDAGNRSYSPVLRFGENLTVDGVTYAVGSFDPSTLRLRLHVSGNYSSVRVMKKHDFDVKVIEAFDTYVKLNVTSNGFYPLNGTLKVYSGGILLKEVPIELDCGESILLKLSPPSSPLTLVMEEQGISKTVSITKFDKQVSIERIWSNGSPVVELFNRGDPVNATVKLLYNGLTAETKRVELRRGSNTVAFSSPVAQGMVLVDYGALAQESFYLKPALLVLDGVQKNRSVLVVRLRNAGEVTFRGTVSALQNGVIVGNPLSRDVEIKPGELVEVEFEVPSDASYLTLTATSEIGGFSFPVMLGSEGIQVEAQSGSIRVPLGGRGAYILMLKGSGRVRLGIEGLPESMHYSFYAGESEIRELNVDGAAQVSLVLTVPNLPSGFSLGEPITFNVTVYTDDGTRVLPLELEVYGLGLLPVYGDNWLAKMNYTAETHFVGIPYRFAGADLTPPLAFEEWPGEKIAIAYGEYVQQGADLTVHVLSKSGGILHSSEQRKGMADYVVFNETDFMLMLEGDRFRGILLVADYMNGPGNLSFEVSPKEFGTGIRTFIINATGIRGKRLNLKVHSDSPVEIRAYYFTLNDERKDFDPLSSDFKGVFRGRGTSVEGSVNIRPYEDFIAVSIVGAGNVSIEMVPESVPVQAGGLGKYAGYLLIAGLLVLLGLFVYLERRLG
- a CDS encoding DUF7411 family protein, which translates into the protein MLVHHLYSGGKDSSLAAWILTRLGYNVELVTVSFGLLDNWRFARETAERLGFEHRVLYLPKETLEKAAEMAIRDGHPNNAIQFIHEKALEALASLPEVERISDGTRRDDRVPLLDLPRARSLEDRFGVAYIRPLLGLGYKTIRELTERLFVVEIRESEELEKADYEVELRHLLREKGIDPLGIFPKSHYQSRVMGWKEGRNREIE